The following are encoded together in the Juglans microcarpa x Juglans regia isolate MS1-56 chromosome 2D, Jm3101_v1.0, whole genome shotgun sequence genome:
- the LOC121251228 gene encoding BTB/POZ domain and ankyrin repeat-containing protein NPR1-like: MADDDLRMISLYLESRVGLARLLLPMEAKVAMDIALVDGTSELPLDIKSMNLGDAQRTTVDLTQSPFKIQEEYLARIKALSRSVELEKRFFPRCSEILYKIMDADDISELACLKNDNPEDQLLKKQRYIELQEVMKKAFDQDKEEFDRSAMSSSASISSGVGKA, encoded by the exons ATGGCAGACGATGATCTCCGTATGATATCGTTGTACCTTGAAAGTAGAG TTGGACTGGCGAGACTTCTACTCCCCATGGAAGCAAAAGTTGCAATGGATATTGCTCTCGTTGATGGCACTTCTGAGCTTCCTTTAGACATCAAATCTATGAATTTGGGGGATGCCCAGAGAACAACTGTAGACTTAACTCAGTCACCTTTCAAGATCCAAGAGGAGTATCTAGCTAGGATTAAAGCACTCTCTAGAAGTG TGGAACTTGAAAAACGCTTCTTCCCGCGTTGCTCTGAAATTCTTTATAAGATAATGGATGCTGATGATATATCAGAACTGGCATGCTTGAAGAACGACAATCCAGAGGATCAATTATTGAAGAAACAAAGGTATATAGAACTCCAAGAAGTTATGAAGAAGGCGTTCGATCAAGATAAGGAGGAGTTTGATAGGTCTGCTATGTCGTCTTCAGCATCTATATCCTCGGGGGTTGGCAAGGCCTAA
- the LOC121249457 gene encoding heat stress transcription factor A-7a-like, giving the protein MEGLHEPGPPPFLKKIFEMVEDPDTDRVVSWSETRDSFTVWDEHVFAQDLLPRYFKHRNFSSFIRQLNTYGFKKIDADNWKFANEGFQRGKKHLLKSIKRRSRLNKQQQQEGAVGVNPMKPRLEDELESLKEDQNVLKVEILNLRQKQENSQNQLGAAEYRIRGAECRIQQMLFFLTKVTKGPSFVQQSIQKTKQQKRELDGGEFVKRRRLLASHVREKAIDKIQRINSRNQVPGGLVTTLSGLSEILEEEAVDMDIPASIDHALCSLEDQNINVMSRRSSSPNISSVYDVMSEKLLEDNLIVDEELAVNDSKFYSELEDLIVKPDDWGGIAGGLVEQAGCVGALP; this is encoded by the exons ATGGAGGGGCTGCACGAGCCGGGTCCACCGCCGTTTCTGAAGAAGATATTCGAGATGGTGGAAGACCCGGATACCGATAGGGTGGTGTCGTGGAGCGAGACCCGGGACAGCTTCACCGTGTGGGACGAGCATGTCTTCGCACAAGACCTGCTCCCAAGGTATTTCAAGCACAGAAACTTCTCCAGCTTCATTCGCCAGCTCAACACTTAC GGTTTCAAGAAGATTGATGCAGATAACTGGAAGTTTGCAAACGAAGGATTTCAAAGAGGGAAGAAGCATTTGCTCAAGAGCATCAAAAGAAGAAGTCGGTTAAACAAGCAGCAACAACAAGAAGGGGCGGTAGGTGTCAATCCGATGAAACCCAGGTTGGAGGATGAACTCGAGAGTCTTAAGGAGGATCAAAACGTATTGAAAGTGGAAATCCTGAACCTGAGACAGAAACAGGAGAACTCTCAGAATCAGTTGGGTGCTGCTGAATATCGTATTCGAGGTGCAGAGTGTAGGATACAACAGATGCTCTTTTTCCTCACCAAAGTAACCAAAGGCCCAAGCTTTGTTCAGCAATCGATCCAGAAGACAAAGCAGCAAAAGAGAGAGCTGGATGGAGGAGAGTTTGTTAAGAGACGCAGATTGCTAGCATCCCACGTGCGTGAAAAGGCCATTGACAAAATTCAAAGAATTAATTCCAGAAACCAAGTTCCGGGGGGCTTGGTGACAACTCTATCTGGACTCTCTGAAATCCTGGAAGAGGAGGCTGTGGATATGGATATCCCAGCTTCCATAGATCATGCATTATGCAGTCTTGAGGACCAGAATATCAATGTGATGTCTAGAAGAAGTAGCAGCCCAAATATCTCCTCTGTTTATGATGTCATGTCAGAGAAACTACTGGAGGACAATTTGATTGTAGATGAAGAGTTAGCTGTAAATGACTCTAAATTCTATTCTGAATTGGAGGATTTGATTGTCAAGCCAGATGATTGGGGTGGAATTGCAGGTGGACTGGTGGAGCAAGCTGGTTGTGTTGGGGCGCTTCCTTGA